The Bacteroidota bacterium genome window below encodes:
- a CDS encoding tetratricopeptide repeat protein yields MINLHLDTDIRTLPPEEAREKIDGINQVAEHFCRTKLYEECKYCSENALEMANLINYSKGIARAKFVLGLMYTRQENYSSAIPLLSEAEKIADETNDLHLTAQVCQQIGICYWNIGDYTNEIEAFFKSVDAYNRTNQLKGEADALNSIGNCYLLAKEFDSALEYYKLAIKIKKDIRDVNGIIYSLYNIALTNNNIAAEREFLVDNLDEQEITQKYYNKALKYYFAALEFNSELERDPFLEHRILQNIGLSYINVERADEAIEIFHKCIGYYESTGNNIDKCDTLINLSLALLALGKDEEAVEWLREANVISEKLGLKRLVMQIHFHFAKYYLKKKNYKTALEYQRKYAELDLERIKTLIEDKIRKLNILHKVDITKKETEILSRKNSHLKSLNDELVKLNSEKNYFLNVAGKDLRLPLEKIGNKLEIIKRVDTNSRIQNLTDILEDTSQMQGIISNLLAINESESVK; encoded by the coding sequence ATGATAAACCTTCACTTAGATACTGACATCAGAACACTCCCGCCGGAAGAAGCCAGAGAAAAAATTGACGGAATAAATCAGGTAGCAGAACATTTTTGTCGTACAAAACTTTATGAAGAATGTAAATATTGCTCTGAAAATGCTCTGGAGATGGCCAATCTGATTAACTACAGTAAAGGAATTGCCCGGGCTAAATTTGTTTTGGGATTAATGTATACAAGGCAGGAAAATTATTCTTCCGCAATTCCATTGTTAAGTGAAGCAGAGAAAATTGCCGATGAAACGAATGACTTACATCTTACTGCACAAGTGTGCCAGCAGATAGGAATTTGTTACTGGAATATCGGAGATTATACGAATGAGATTGAAGCATTTTTTAAATCAGTAGATGCTTATAACAGGACTAATCAGCTTAAGGGAGAAGCTGACGCTTTAAATTCTATAGGTAATTGTTATCTGCTTGCAAAGGAATTTGATTCTGCTCTTGAGTATTATAAGCTTGCAATAAAAATTAAAAAAGATATACGCGATGTTAACGGAATTATCTACTCTCTGTACAACATTGCTTTAACTAACAATAATATCGCTGCTGAAAGAGAATTTTTAGTTGATAATTTGGATGAACAGGAAATCACTCAGAAGTATTACAATAAAGCGCTTAAGTATTACTTTGCTGCATTAGAATTTAATTCCGAACTTGAAAGAGACCCGTTCCTGGAGCACAGGATTCTCCAGAATATAGGTCTCTCTTATATCAATGTGGAAAGAGCGGATGAGGCAATCGAAATTTTTCATAAGTGTATCGGGTATTATGAAAGCACGGGAAATAATATTGATAAATGTGATACGCTTATTAATTTATCTCTTGCGCTTTTAGCATTAGGCAAAGATGAAGAGGCAGTAGAATGGCTTCGTGAAGCAAATGTTATATCAGAAAAGCTTGGACTCAAAAGACTGGTAATGCAGATTCATTTCCATTTTGCAAAATATTACTTAAAGAAAAAAAATTATAAAACTGCATTGGAGTATCAGAGGAAATATGCTGAACTTGATTTGGAAAGGATTAAAACATTAATTGAAGATAAAATCCGGAAGCTGAATATTCTGCACAAAGTAGATATTACAAAGAAAGAGACGGAAATTCTTTCACGAAAGAACAGTCATTTGAAATCTTTAAATGACGAACTTGTAAAGCTGAATAGTGAAAAAAATTATTTTCTTAACGTTGCCGGAAAGGATTTAAGACTCCCTCTTGAGAAAATAGGAAATAAATTAGAAATAATTAAAAGAGTGGATACAAATTCGCGAATACAAAATCTTACTGATATTCTCGAAGATACCAGTCAAATGCAGGGAATTATTTCCAACCTGCTGGCAATAAACGAATCCGAATCAGTAAAATAA
- a CDS encoding tetratricopeptide repeat-containing sensor histidine kinase codes for MSPIEEKVIPTAEKLREFLAIAFNNYTSSQLEEAEKLYTEAKNYAEEIHDADSLYKAHLGLAKISMQRGHFDVVVENITDALQITSALEIKREEASCLNILGIALSNLGDFSSALTNYFSGLKISRELNNKKLESQFLNNISNCYSWMEDFNNSLEYAETAMALANEVGNPSDICSMKSNLGFLYSNLNRLDDALKLMNESLEMNINLVKNNDALAKTYNNIASVYLKQKDYHKALDYYSKCMEIVTENKDESTMAHTELLIGNAYFHLNEFEAALIHQETALDIALRINSKKLQNKIYYHLSYTYESLEEYEKAYEVFENYYKLETQATKDFSDLKVKYLNVAHKVDVAKKEAEILHEKNEELDALNNALRALHEEKNEFLGIAVHDLKNPLNGISLAASALIKNINKVTPEKFESVIQRIESVTDRMKMILSNLLDVNAIESGEYKLNLKFVNISSLVLEIVSHFKHIAEEKNIILEYENKTGEMFFLTDETALTEILENLISNAIKYSDKNKNVWIILSDAVNNFKVQIIDTGLGIKEEEQEKVFKKFAKISNKPTAGENSTGLGLSIVKKLTEMLGGNISFKSVYGSGTTFTLEF; via the coding sequence ATGTCACCCATAGAAGAAAAAGTAATACCGACAGCCGAGAAATTACGGGAATTTCTTGCAATCGCTTTTAACAACTATACTTCTTCGCAATTAGAAGAAGCAGAAAAATTATATACTGAAGCGAAAAATTATGCTGAAGAAATTCACGACGCCGATTCATTGTATAAAGCGCATTTAGGTCTTGCAAAGATATCGATGCAGCGAGGTCATTTTGACGTAGTGGTGGAAAATATAACTGACGCCCTTCAAATTACATCTGCATTAGAAATCAAACGTGAAGAAGCATCCTGCCTGAATATCCTTGGAATTGCATTATCAAATCTCGGAGATTTTTCAAGCGCGCTTACAAATTATTTTTCGGGACTAAAAATTTCAAGGGAGCTTAATAATAAAAAACTCGAATCACAGTTTTTAAACAATATTTCCAACTGTTATAGCTGGATGGAAGATTTTAATAATTCGCTTGAGTATGCAGAAACTGCAATGGCGCTCGCTAATGAAGTAGGTAATCCTTCCGATATTTGCTCAATGAAAAGTAATCTCGGATTTTTGTATTCAAATCTGAACAGGCTTGATGATGCTCTGAAACTGATGAATGAAAGCCTTGAAATGAATATTAATCTTGTTAAGAATAATGATGCCCTTGCAAAAACTTATAACAACATAGCATCAGTTTACCTGAAGCAAAAAGATTATCATAAAGCTTTGGATTATTATTCAAAGTGTATGGAAATTGTTACGGAGAATAAGGATGAATCTACAATGGCGCACACTGAACTCCTAATTGGTAATGCTTATTTTCATTTGAATGAATTTGAAGCTGCTCTGATTCATCAGGAAACAGCCCTGGATATTGCTCTTAGAATAAATTCGAAAAAACTCCAGAACAAAATTTATTACCATCTTTCTTATACATATGAATCGTTAGAAGAATATGAAAAAGCTTACGAAGTTTTTGAAAATTATTACAAGCTTGAAACACAGGCAACAAAAGATTTTTCGGATTTAAAAGTAAAATATCTTAACGTTGCGCACAAAGTTGATGTTGCTAAAAAGGAAGCTGAGATTCTGCATGAAAAAAATGAAGAGCTTGATGCATTGAATAATGCGCTGCGGGCATTGCATGAAGAAAAAAATGAATTTTTAGGGATAGCTGTTCACGATTTAAAAAATCCGCTTAACGGAATTTCATTGGCGGCTTCGGCACTAATTAAAAATATCAATAAAGTTACTCCGGAAAAATTTGAATCTGTAATTCAAAGAATAGAATCGGTAACTGACAGAATGAAAATGATATTAAGCAATCTTCTTGACGTAAATGCAATCGAGTCAGGTGAGTACAAACTAAATTTAAAATTTGTCAATATTTCTTCTCTGGTTTTAGAAATAGTTTCTCATTTCAAACATATTGCAGAAGAAAAAAATATTATTTTAGAGTATGAGAATAAAACAGGAGAAATGTTTTTTCTTACAGATGAAACAGCTCTAACTGAAATTCTGGAAAACTTAATTTCCAATGCGATTAAATATTCCGATAAAAATAAAAACGTTTGGATTATTTTATCTGATGCAGTGAACAATTTTAAAGTTCAGATTATTGATACCGGACTTGGTATAAAAGAAGAAGAGCAGGAAAAAGTTTTTAAAAAATTTGCGAAGATTTCCAATAAACCTACAGCAGGAGAAAACTCAACCGGTCTCGGTCTTTCCATAGTTAAGAAGTTAACCGAAATGCTCGGCGGAAATATTTCTTTCAAGTCTGTTTACGGAAGCGGTACAACTTTCACCCTTGAATTCTGA
- a CDS encoding T9SS type A sorting domain-containing protein has translation MNKKLTFVKLFIALIVLCFFTERTFAQVTFTTKTDITITSSAGAMFMIPVDINSDGKQDLVTANQNLNGISILLNTTAINSSTPSFSAQTDFATGTAPHSVSAGDINGDGLLDLVAVNTTSATASVFLNTTTPGASTPTMSAKTDFATGTNPYSVVLKDMNGDGKLDIVVANQLANTIGVFINTTTPGASTPTFGAMTAFATPAGPTHLAVADLNGDGLPDVVVPNNTAASVSVFFNTTTVGSSTPTFGTRADFTAGTTVWSVAIADFNLDGKPDIVCANRGSSSASYFLNTTTTGSATPSFTAKTDLAVGSTPFGVGVGDLNCDGKPDILSASRGAAQFSVFLNNTAPNASSLTLLARTDNTTASQPYFPIVADFNGDGKPDVACNTGTGNSISVFINTTDLSTNAPSFSAQTVLSTTGAPQDVCSGDFNGDGKPDFACTNYGSSTISVSLNTIVPGASTPSFSSATTFAANQFVIGIWSADFNGDGKPDLACINYGPSLISVYINTTTPGASTPTFTAKTDFAATNAANYLVAADFNGDGLPDLACTDMNNTSMSVLLNTTTPGSTTPSFTAKTTFTTGTSPNKIVAADLNGDGKADIIVGNRDGNNISVYINTTTPGASTPTFTAKTDFAVTGNAYGLSSGDFNGDGRLDIACGNASVISVFLNTTTLGATTPTFSAKTDFATTRTANYICTGDFNGDGKIDLGYTNASGGTDYCSVYLNNTTPGSSTPVFNNKTDYAAGSGPLGVAASDFNLDGKKDLICADGNSSSISVYLNTAVYALPVELASFTSNVNGNNVMLNWSTVSEENNLGFEIERNSFGTGWTKVGFVTGAGNSNTARNYSFTDNGLNSGRYNYRLKQIDYNGNYKYYDLQNEVVIGVPNKFALMQNYPNPFNPTTIINYQLAINSFVTLKIFDISGREVKQLVNEVQQAGYYAVDFNASSLSSGTYFYKLTSANFSDVKKMILVK, from the coding sequence ATGAACAAAAAACTTACTTTTGTTAAGTTATTCATTGCGCTTATTGTTTTATGCTTCTTTACAGAAAGAACATTCGCGCAGGTAACTTTTACAACGAAAACGGATATTACAATAACATCCAGCGCAGGCGCTATGTTTATGATTCCTGTTGATATAAACAGCGACGGCAAGCAGGACTTAGTAACTGCTAATCAGAATTTAAACGGCATCTCAATTTTATTAAACACTACAGCTATTAATTCTTCTACACCTTCTTTTTCTGCTCAGACAGATTTTGCTACGGGCACTGCTCCGCATAGCGTTTCAGCCGGAGATATAAATGGTGACGGATTGTTAGATCTGGTTGCAGTTAATACTACAAGTGCTACTGCATCTGTTTTTCTTAATACAACTACACCCGGAGCTTCAACTCCGACAATGTCTGCAAAAACAGATTTTGCCACAGGTACAAATCCATACTCAGTTGTATTGAAAGATATGAACGGAGACGGCAAGCTAGATATAGTAGTTGCAAATCAGTTAGCAAACACAATAGGAGTGTTCATAAACACAACAACGCCCGGAGCATCTACTCCGACATTCGGAGCAATGACTGCATTCGCTACTCCTGCCGGCCCAACACACTTGGCAGTGGCAGATTTAAACGGAGACGGTTTACCGGATGTTGTAGTACCTAATAACACCGCAGCATCGGTTTCAGTATTCTTTAATACAACAACGGTCGGCTCTTCAACCCCTACTTTTGGAACAAGAGCAGACTTTACTGCAGGTACTACTGTATGGTCAGTGGCAATAGCTGATTTTAATCTTGATGGTAAGCCTGATATCGTCTGCGCAAACAGAGGCTCTTCATCTGCTTCATATTTTTTAAATACAACAACAACAGGTTCGGCAACTCCTTCGTTTACAGCGAAAACAGATTTGGCTGTAGGCTCAACTCCATTCGGAGTCGGAGTGGGCGATTTGAATTGTGATGGTAAACCTGATATTTTAAGCGCATCGAGAGGTGCAGCGCAGTTTTCAGTATTTTTAAATAATACTGCTCCGAATGCATCATCATTAACTTTACTTGCAAGAACAGATAATACAACTGCCTCACAGCCATATTTCCCCATTGTAGCAGATTTTAACGGTGACGGCAAACCGGATGTTGCTTGTAATACCGGAACAGGAAACAGTATTTCAGTTTTTATAAATACAACAGATTTAAGCACTAATGCACCATCATTTTCTGCACAGACAGTTTTATCTACAACAGGAGCTCCACAAGATGTTTGCTCCGGGGATTTTAATGGTGACGGTAAACCTGATTTTGCCTGTACCAACTATGGCTCTTCTACTATTTCAGTATCATTGAATACAATTGTTCCGGGTGCATCTACACCTTCTTTTTCATCAGCTACAACTTTTGCTGCTAACCAATTTGTAATAGGTATCTGGAGTGCCGATTTCAATGGCGATGGTAAACCCGATTTAGCCTGCATCAATTATGGTCCTTCTCTTATTTCAGTATATATTAATACGACCACACCGGGCGCATCAACACCAACATTTACAGCTAAGACAGATTTTGCTGCTACTAATGCAGCAAATTATTTAGTCGCAGCAGATTTTAACGGCGACGGATTACCGGATTTGGCATGCACAGATATGAATAATACTTCAATGTCCGTTCTACTTAATACAACAACTCCCGGCTCTACCACACCATCATTTACGGCTAAAACAACTTTTACAACCGGTACATCTCCGAATAAAATTGTTGCTGCAGATCTTAACGGTGATGGTAAGGCTGATATAATAGTTGGTAACAGAGATGGTAATAATATTTCAGTATACATTAATACAACAACACCCGGCGCATCAACACCTACATTTACTGCTAAGACAGATTTTGCTGTTACAGGAAATGCATATGGTCTTAGTTCGGGAGATTTTAATGGCGACGGAAGACTTGATATTGCCTGTGGTAACGCCTCAGTGATTTCAGTTTTTCTTAACACAACTACATTGGGAGCAACGACTCCAACATTTTCTGCAAAAACAGATTTTGCAACAACTCGGACTGCCAACTATATTTGCACTGGAGATTTTAACGGTGACGGTAAAATTGATTTAGGATATACTAATGCTTCCGGCGGCACAGATTATTGCTCTGTGTATTTAAATAATACAACCCCCGGCTCGTCAACTCCGGTTTTTAACAATAAGACAGACTACGCTGCAGGCAGCGGACCTCTGGGAGTTGCAGCATCAGATTTTAACTTAGATGGTAAGAAAGATTTAATTTGCGCCGATGGTAACAGCAGTTCAATTTCAGTTTATTTAAACACTGCAGTTTATGCATTACCCGTTGAACTTGCATCTTTCACATCAAATGTGAACGGAAATAATGTTATGCTGAACTGGAGTACAGTGAGCGAAGAAAATAATTTAGGATTTGAGATAGAAAGAAATTCATTCGGAACAGGATGGACAAAGGTCGGATTTGTAACCGGTGCAGGAAATTCCAATACGGCAAGAAATTATTCATTCACAGATAACGGACTTAACAGCGGAAGATATAACTACAGACTGAAGCAAATTGATTACAATGGAAATTATAAATATTATGATTTACAAAATGAAGTTGTTATCGGAGTGCCAAATAAATTTGCATTGATGCAGAATTATCCCAATCCATTTAATCCGACAACAATTATCAATTATCAATTAGCAATTAACAGTTTTGTTACTCTGAAAATATTTGATATCTCTGGAAGAGAAGTTAAACAGCTTGTGAATGAAGTTCAGCAGGCAGGATATTACGCTGTTGATTTCAATGCATCATCACTTTCAAGCGGAACATATTTTTATAAGCTTACATCAGCAAACTTCAGTGATGTGAAGAAGATGATACTTGTTAAATAA
- a CDS encoding VOC family protein — protein sequence MSVKPIPQGYHTVTPYILVDGCHKFIEFLEKAFSAKVNNIHETNGKVLNAEISIGDSLVMVGDAPQGHKPNQAMFYLYVEDVDAMYKQAVSEGGESVQEPEDMFYGDRSGAVKDFSGNVWWIATHIKDVSEEELKEGMKKKKM from the coding sequence ATGTCAGTTAAACCAATCCCGCAGGGTTATCATACCGTTACACCCTACATACTTGTAGATGGATGTCATAAATTTATAGAATTTTTGGAGAAGGCATTTAGTGCTAAGGTAAACAATATTCACGAAACAAACGGAAAAGTATTAAATGCTGAAATAAGCATTGGTGATTCGCTTGTTATGGTTGGTGATGCTCCGCAAGGTCACAAACCAAATCAGGCAATGTTTTATTTGTACGTAGAAGACGTTGATGCTATGTACAAGCAGGCAGTGAGCGAAGGCGGAGAGTCAGTTCAGGAGCCCGAGGATATGTTCTACGGTGACCGCTCTGGCGCAGTAAAAGATTTTTCAGGGAATGTATGGTGGATTGCAACTCATATAAAAGATGTGAGTGAAGAAGAACTGAAAGAAGGTATGAAAAAGAAGAAGATGTAA
- a CDS encoding tungsten formylmethanofuran dehydrogenase, translating into MVNNDILLKAYSLMCDARAMAETYDANRQICKFVHSTSRGHEAIQLAAAFQIKESDYLSLYYRDESFLLGLGFSPYELMLQLLAKRDDPFSGGRTYYSHPSINKPGFPKIPHQSSATGMQAIPATGMAHAVSYLEAEGKLDKEKMPIVLCSLGDGSVTEGEVAEAFQMAVLKKLPIIYLVQDNHWGISASGDEMYAMNAYDYAAGFKGMERMQINGSDFVESYEKMTEAIDYVRNNRASILVHAEVPLLGHHTSGVRKEWYRTEEDLKKHEAIDPFPKLKKLLISRGAKLETLDSVEKEAMKKIQKEFDKAVKSPDPDPATVTDHEFAPTTVTEELGEREPDGREPIVMVDCALHAVDEIMKSDSYALLYGQDVGKRLGGVFREAATLAQKYGDHRVFNTPIQEAYIVGSTAGMSAVGLKPIVEIQFADYAFAGVNQLHVELSKSCYLSMGKYPVGCVIRIPIGAYGSGGPYHSGCIESSLLPIRGIKIAYPSNGADLKGLLKSAYLDPNPVVMFEHKGLYWSKVPGTSHAMTVEPDEDYIIPFGKARIVQHAEQEKIDNGESLVIITYGMGVHWALNASKNFPGQIEILDLRTLNPIDEEAMHTSVMKHNKCIVVTEEPSLNSFAESLAGRISKECFKYLDAPVEVVGALNVPAIALNSGLEAAVLPSADKVGVVIKRVLNS; encoded by the coding sequence ATGGTAAATAACGATATCCTTCTCAAAGCCTACAGCTTAATGTGCGATGCCAGAGCAATGGCAGAGACTTATGATGCAAACAGGCAGATATGCAAATTTGTGCATTCAACATCACGCGGACACGAGGCAATTCAGCTTGCTGCCGCATTTCAGATAAAAGAATCAGACTATTTAAGTTTATATTACAGGGACGAATCATTTTTACTGGGACTTGGATTTTCTCCCTATGAATTAATGCTTCAGCTTCTTGCAAAAAGGGATGACCCTTTTTCAGGTGGAAGAACTTATTACTCGCATCCTTCGATTAATAAACCCGGTTTCCCTAAAATTCCGCATCAGTCAAGCGCAACGGGCATGCAGGCAATTCCTGCAACAGGCATGGCTCATGCAGTTTCTTATTTAGAAGCGGAAGGGAAGTTAGATAAAGAAAAAATGCCGATAGTACTTTGCTCCCTTGGTGATGGTTCTGTTACAGAGGGAGAAGTTGCAGAGGCATTTCAGATGGCAGTATTAAAAAAACTTCCGATAATTTATTTAGTGCAGGATAATCACTGGGGAATATCTGCCAGCGGAGATGAAATGTATGCTATGAATGCGTATGATTACGCTGCAGGATTTAAAGGCATGGAGAGAATGCAGATAAACGGTTCTGACTTTGTAGAATCCTATGAAAAAATGACTGAAGCAATTGATTACGTAAGAAATAACAGAGCATCGATATTAGTGCATGCAGAGGTACCATTACTCGGGCATCACACATCAGGCGTAAGAAAAGAATGGTACAGAACAGAAGAAGATCTGAAAAAGCATGAAGCGATTGACCCGTTCCCGAAATTAAAAAAACTTCTTATTTCACGCGGAGCAAAATTAGAGACTCTTGACTCAGTTGAAAAAGAAGCGATGAAAAAAATTCAGAAAGAATTTGATAAGGCTGTGAAGTCACCTGACCCTGACCCGGCAACTGTTACTGACCATGAGTTCGCTCCTACAACTGTAACTGAAGAACTTGGCGAAAGAGAACCGGATGGAAGAGAGCCGATTGTAATGGTTGACTGCGCGCTGCATGCAGTAGATGAAATTATGAAAAGTGATTCTTATGCATTACTGTACGGTCAGGATGTCGGAAAAAGATTAGGCGGAGTATTCAGAGAGGCTGCGACGCTTGCACAGAAGTACGGAGACCACAGAGTATTCAATACACCGATACAAGAAGCATATATAGTAGGTTCGACAGCAGGAATGAGCGCTGTTGGATTAAAGCCGATTGTTGAAATTCAGTTTGCTGATTATGCATTTGCAGGAGTAAATCAATTACACGTTGAATTATCCAAGTCATGTTATTTATCAATGGGGAAATATCCCGTGGGTTGTGTGATAAGAATTCCTATAGGAGCGTACGGCTCAGGCGGACCGTATCATTCAGGATGTATTGAATCAAGCTTGCTTCCTATCAGAGGAATTAAAATTGCTTACCCTTCCAACGGCGCTGACTTAAAGGGTTTATTGAAGTCAGCATATCTTGATCCAAACCCTGTAGTTATGTTTGAACACAAAGGATTATACTGGAGCAAAGTTCCGGGTACATCTCATGCAATGACAGTTGAGCCCGATGAAGATTATATAATACCGTTCGGCAAGGCAAGGATTGTTCAGCATGCTGAGCAGGAAAAAATTGATAACGGCGAATCGCTTGTAATTATTACATATGGTATGGGAGTACACTGGGCATTGAATGCTTCAAAGAATTTTCCGGGACAGATAGAAATTTTAGATTTAAGAACACTTAATCCTATAGATGAGGAAGCGATGCATACATCTGTGATGAAACATAATAAATGTATAGTCGTAACAGAAGAGCCCTCATTAAATTCATTTGCAGAATCCCTTGCAGGAAGAATATCAAAAGAATGTTTTAAATATTTAGATGCACCTGTTGAAGTAGTAGGTGCGTTGAACGTTCCCGCAATTGCTTTGAACTCAGGACTTGAAGCAGCCGTATTACCAAGTGCTGATAAAGTGGGAGTTGTTATTAAAAGAGTTTTAAACTCTTGA
- a CDS encoding tetratricopeptide repeat protein, with amino-acid sequence MIDLHLNIDIISLPIEEAHKKIDGINKIADHFHSIKNYEDSKYCAEKALELSLTINYSKGIGKAKYVIGKINFMSEDYFSSIQNLIEAEKLFDIIKDLKSSAVTCYQLGLAYWNIGDYQNESECFFKALDLYRQIKSVKDEANCLNSIGNYFVETGDYDSSLEYHKMSLNIKRKIKDIRGIIFSLYNIALIHNNIAAFTLSDGSELAQMHYRKSLKYYSEALEFNKKLEKDIFLEKRILQNIALNYSNCGESEKASEILLDCVDYFTKTNNDIDKCDTVIYLGIIHVRMKKWKKAEEYFFEALKIAERLHSNRHSINLYRSLAEMYKTTGDYKSALFYARKRTELDLERNKTLTDNNIRKLNVLHKVDIARKHAEALTEKNEKLKLKHEELLKLNRDKNYFLNLAAIDLKQPLEKISGHTGFIKKSSLSNSVEPLNSILKESSHMEKIISELLTINETESLNN; translated from the coding sequence ATGATAGACCTTCATTTAAATATTGATATAATATCTCTTCCAATAGAAGAAGCTCATAAAAAAATTGACGGGATTAATAAGATAGCCGACCATTTCCATTCAATAAAAAATTATGAGGATTCCAAATATTGTGCTGAGAAAGCTTTAGAACTTTCCCTGACAATCAATTATTCTAAAGGTATCGGAAAAGCGAAGTACGTAATAGGAAAAATAAACTTTATGTCGGAAGATTATTTTTCCTCTATTCAGAATTTAATTGAAGCAGAAAAATTATTTGATATTATTAAAGATTTAAAAAGCTCGGCCGTGACATGTTATCAGCTGGGGCTTGCATACTGGAATATCGGAGATTATCAAAATGAGAGTGAATGCTTTTTCAAAGCACTGGATTTATACAGGCAAATAAAATCTGTAAAGGATGAAGCTAACTGTCTTAACTCAATAGGCAATTATTTTGTTGAAACCGGAGACTATGACTCAAGTCTTGAGTATCACAAGATGTCTTTGAACATCAAAAGAAAAATAAAAGATATTAGAGGAATAATTTTTTCCCTCTATAATATTGCGCTTATTCATAACAACATTGCTGCATTCACCTTATCGGATGGCAGTGAGCTTGCGCAGATGCATTATAGAAAATCTCTGAAGTATTATTCGGAAGCATTGGAGTTCAACAAGAAGCTGGAAAAAGATATTTTCCTTGAAAAGAGAATTTTGCAGAACATTGCGTTGAATTATTCTAACTGCGGTGAGTCTGAAAAAGCATCTGAAATACTTTTAGACTGTGTGGATTACTTTACAAAAACTAACAACGATATTGATAAATGTGATACGGTAATTTATCTGGGGATAATACATGTCAGGATGAAAAAATGGAAAAAAGCTGAAGAATATTTTTTTGAAGCTCTGAAAATAGCTGAGAGGCTTCATTCAAACAGACATAGTATAAATCTTTATAGAAGCTTAGCAGAAATGTACAAGACAACAGGAGATTATAAATCGGCATTGTTTTATGCCAGAAAGCGCACGGAACTTGATCTTGAACGTAACAAAACATTAACCGATAATAACATAAGAAAACTGAATGTGCTTCATAAAGTTGATATTGCCAGAAAACATGCAGAAGCATTAACCGAAAAAAATGAAAAACTAAAATTGAAGCATGAAGAGCTTCTGAAACTAAACCGAGATAAAAATTATTTTCTTAATCTTGCTGCAATTGATTTAAAGCAACCTTTGGAAAAAATATCCGGGCACACTGGTTTTATAAAAAAAAGCAGTTTGAGTAATTCTGTTGAGCCGCTAAATTCCATTCTGAAAGAATCTTCTCACATGGAAAAAATCATTTCCGAATTACTGACAATAAACGAGACAGAATCATTAAATAACTAA
- the msrB gene encoding peptide-methionine (R)-S-oxide reductase MsrB has protein sequence MKKILVIPFLLLVLLYGCGKTMDKKVAQGMDTLIQKESREISKSDKPANPYYSRTDTNILNISDADWKKVLPDSIYQVARNKATEEAFTGKFWNSTGLGTYYCAVCGNELFRSDAKFGSTCGWPSFFETVRKTSVIYQEDKSIGMERTEVLCGRCNSHLGHIFDDGPPPTYKRYCMNSIVLDFVADSDTKNKTASK, from the coding sequence ATGAAAAAAATATTAGTAATACCTTTCCTGTTGTTAGTTCTTCTTTACGGGTGCGGAAAAACTATGGATAAAAAAGTTGCGCAGGGCATGGATACATTGATACAAAAAGAAAGCAGAGAAATTTCAAAGTCAGATAAGCCTGCTAACCCTTATTACTCAAGAACGGATACGAATATATTAAACATAAGTGATGCAGACTGGAAAAAAGTATTGCCGGACAGTATTTATCAGGTAGCACGAAATAAAGCGACTGAAGAAGCTTTTACCGGGAAGTTCTGGAACTCAACCGGATTAGGTACATATTACTGCGCAGTGTGCGGCAACGAACTTTTCCGCTCAGATGCAAAATTCGGAAGCACTTGCGGATGGCCAAGCTTTTTTGAAACAGTCCGCAAAACCAGTGTTATTTATCAGGAAGATAAATCTATAGGAATGGAACGGACGGAAGTATTATGCGGAAGGTGTAACTCTCATCTGGGGCATATTTTCGATGACGGTCCTCCGCCGACTTATAAAAGATATTGCATGAATTCTATCGTACTGGATTTTGTTGCTGATAGCGATACAAAAAACAAAACAGCTTCAAAATAG